TTCGATCGCCACGAAATAGAGTGAAATACCGGCCGCGCCGACAAAGCTGCGCCGCCCCGCCCATAAGGGCTCCCACCCCCGACCGCCGCTGATTACACGATAAAGACGCGCCTGCAGCAGTACATAGAGCAGACCACTGATCGCACTGACCCAGATCGCGCCGATCAGGCCATATTCAATGGCGGCCCACACAAACACCGGTGTCTTGATGAGAAAGAAAATCAGCTCCCGGAAAAAGACGGGCTTTGTCATTCCCCGCGCCATGGCAAATGCCTGTATCGACAAATAGATGGACAACAGCCCGTTCACCGGGGCCATCAACCGCAATACGGGGATGGCGTCTTCCCATTTCTGCCCCAGCACAAGGTGGATGATGTCATCGGCGATGAATGCGGTCCCCACTGCCGCTGGAATGGCGAGCATTGCGAGAGCCTCTGCGCCGCGGAGGAAGGCAAGCCGCATGCGCCCCAGATCCGACTGCATCTGGTTGAGGCCAGGATAGATGGCCCGCGCTGCCGGCGTTGCCACTTCGATTGTCGGCAGAATCGCCAACTGCTGGCCCATGTAGTAATTGCCGATGCCGTCCTTGCCGACAAAACGGCCAAGGAAGAGGGTCTCTGTCTTGTTGTTCAGGGCCGCCAGGGCACTGACCCCGAGCAGCCATCCCGTGAAATCCAGCATTTCATTGAAGGCGGAGAATGTGAGCCGGGGCCGATATGGCATCAAGACATAGGACAGTGTCAGCTGGGTCAGCGCGCCCGCCCCAAGACCAAGGACAATGGCCCAATAGCTGCGATAGAAATAAGCGACGGCGACAGAGACCGCGACGCTCATGCCCTTATTCATGATGGAGATGAAGAACTCGCGGGAGAAATCAAGATCGCGCTCGAACTCGAAAAACTTCGGGTTCAGTGACGAGAACATCAGCGCGATGATGCCGAGCGAGACGAAGATTGGCGCAACCCGATCATCATCATAGAAATGCCCCGCGAATGGCGCGAGGCCACACAGCAGGGTCAGAATAATCAGCCCCCGAATAAACGACATCGTGAACAGCGTGTCGAGGTGACGGCGCTCAGCGTTCCCGAACCGGATGACTGCCTGCGATACACCGACATCCGACACATTCTGCAACAGCTGCATGATGGCCACGCCGATCGCCACCACCCCGAAATCCTCGGGCACGAGAAGGCGCGCCAGCACCAGTGTGTTCACGAACCCGACGAGCCGCATGATAATGCGCGACGAGGCGATCCAGGCAGCGCCCTTGGCAACGCGGCGGCTCATCTGATCGTCCGCCCGGGTGTCGGTGATGTCTGGACGAACCGGTGGTTCGGGCGGCAGGTCGGTCACGGCGCGTTACCTTTCGCGACCTGGGCCAGCCAATCACAAAGCTGACCGATGAGCTGCTGCTGCGCTGCCCGCTCTGTGTGCGTGTGGTCCACGTCCATACCTACCGACAGGGTCAGTCGCCCCGCAAAGCCGTCCTCGCGAAAATTGGCAAAGAAATGCTCGGGCTTCGTCAGGTCTTCCTGCACGTAATTGGTATAACGAATGAACAACCGACCGCCGCGCTGCGCGAAGGCCGACAGCCGTTCGCCAAATTCTTCTACTGGCGGGTGGACGCGATCATTGTCTTCCGAATCCACCGTTGGCGCGTTTTCCGGCGGCGGCGTCACGCCGATCACCCTGCCGATGGCTCGCCCCCAGCGGTCGGTATCGGTCGCCTTGCTGGCTATTTTATCGAGGCGGGCGCGAACAGAGCCATAGGCATACGGATCAATCAGGGCGAGCCCGGTTATCCGATCGTCCGCGGCGATCGCTTCATAGGCGTGATCCGCGCCAGAGCACATGCCGTAGACAATGAGCGGCAAGCCCTCAGCGCTGGTCTGACGATTCCAGTCATCGATCGCCTGGGTGATGTCTGCGACCGCCTGCTGCTCGTGGCCGAGGCCCGGGGCGGCCGGAGCGGTGTCGCCGAGGCCGGACAAATCCAGCCTGATACTGGCAAAGCCAATTTCGGACGCCGCTCGCGCTAGTTTGACGTGCAGCCGGTGGGGGCCGCCGCGCCCGACAATGCCGGCATTGATCAGCAAAAGTCGGCCGACCATTGGACCATCGGGCATTGTCATCGTGCCGACCAGCCGGGCATCAGGGCCAAAGGTGACGATTTTTTCCCTCACCATTCAGCCACCTGTCGACAGATTTCTTCGATCGTCTGCATGGGAACAAGATGGGCGTTCATCGCCTCGTCGGAGTTCCAGTCCTGCTCGGTCGGATCGAGGATCTCATCGAACGAAGCAGACGCACTATCTGCCCAAGCGGCCAAGCCGGGGACGTCGCGCCGTCGGATGGCCAGTGTTTTGGGACGCGTCTTGCCGGTGACGGATGACAGATCCGTCTTCTCAAGCTCGGATCTGAACGAAGCTGAAAGGCCAAAGCCCAACACTTCCTCTTCGCTTGCTGGCGGTCGACCCATCATACCACTGATCGCACGGGCATGAGCCGCTTGCATCTCCGCCAGATAGTCAGGGCCACTGACAACGGGATCCCATAGCAGGAGGCCTATGGGCCGTTCCAGCTTGAGCGCTTTCATCGCGGCGAGCGCGCCGAATCTGAGCCCGAGCCAGATGTTGCGCGACTGCCCGCTCATGTCTTCAAGCTCGATATGGGCGTCGGCGACGGATTGCACCGCGTTGGCGAGGCTGAAATCCTCGCAATCCCCGGCTGACTCACCGCTGCAGGGATAATCAAATCGCAAGGTGGGCGACCCTTGAGCGGCCAGACGTTCAGCCAGGACGCGCAGTAGACGGGCAGAGCGGATCCCCTCTTCCCCCCACGGCGGACAGATGACCACGCCCTTTGCCCCGCTCACACGACGCATCGGCGGGTGGTACGCCCCGTAAAGAGGTGACAGGCTTGACCCGAATTGAAACGGTGTCACGGCGATCAGCATTCCTGTGTATCATGCAACAGCACATGGGAGGTCGTTCGTCGCGCACTACCCCATTGTCGGGGCGATCCCAAGCGCCGAAGAACGATCGTCAGAGAAGAAGGATGCAAGATCGGTGACAACGCCGCTTATTTGCCTGTCGCCCCGCCCCATGGCCAGCACGCGCCTCGTCTGCATCCCCTTTGCCGGGGCTGGCGCGAGTGTTTATCGGCGATGGGCGTCACTTCTGCCGCCCAATGTTGAACTGTTCGCCGTGCAGCTGCCGGGCCGTGAGAACCGGTTGAGCGAGCCGCCAATGACCGAGTGGGATCTGGTCGTGGCCAGTATCGCGGATGCGCTGATCGACATGCCTTGGGGCAATTATCGCCTGTTCGGGCACAGTCTTGGGGCTCTGCTGGCGCTCGACGTCGCACGGTCGATGACAAAAAGGGGTGAAGCACAGCGCCATCTCGCGGTCAGTGGTCGCCCGTGGCCTGGATTTCATAACGATGTGCGGTCACCGATCGCCGTCGATGTCATGAGCGATGATGATGTCCTTGAAGAGCTCACCGAACGGTTCGGCCCCCTGCCCGACTCCCTGCGTGACCTAGAGATAAGAGACATTGTGATGCCCACACTGCGGGCCGACCTCCAGCTGCTGCACAATTATCGGTGGCAGTCCGATCCCGTGCTGACCGGACCCGTCACAGCATTTTACGGCCAGCAGGATCCGTCCCTGTCCAAGAGCAGCGTTGCCGGATGGGCCAAGGAGACGTCAGGGGCGTTTGCGGCGGAACCGCTGAATGGCGGCCACTACATGCTCGACCAGCAGTCAGAAGCCATCTGCCGACTGATCGAGTTACAGATCCGTACGCAGCCTTAGCTGGCTGCGGCCGCACTCTCGGCCCCCGCCGCCAACTGTTCCAGCGTTTCAAAGATGACGGCCCGGGGCGCGATGTGGCAACCCAACTGCCGACGCACACGAACGACCATCTGCGCGGCCTGCAGGGACTGCCCCCCAAGCTCAAAGAAATTATCTGTGACCGAGATCGCCTCAACGGCCAGCATCTCGGCCCAAATATCTGCGATGGCCCGCTCAAGGTCACTGCGCGGCGGTACCGCCATCTTGTGATCGTTGGCTGCGCCCGACGGCTGCGGCAGTGAACTGCGATCGATCTTGCCATTGGCCGTCAACGGCATGTTGTTCAGCTCAACGAACAGTTGCGGCAGCATGTAATTGGGAAGGCGACGACGAAGTGCGCGGCGCAATTCACTACTGGTGGCCGACTGCCCATCGCGATAGACCGTGTACGCGATCAACATGGGCTCACCGGCCGCATCGGGACGGACGACGACGGCCGCATTGGAAACCACGTCGCAGGCTTCAAGCGCGCTTTCAATTTCGCCCAACTCAACGCGGAAGCCGCGAAGTTTGACCTGTCCATCGTTGCGCCCCAGCACCGCCAGTTCTCCATCGGCGCGCACGTAGCCAATGTCGCCGGTGCGATAGAGGCGCGCGCCAGCCTGCCCGCTGTAACGGTCAGGCACGAAACGCTCCGCCGTCTGGGCCTCGCGATTCCAGTAGCCCTTCGCAACCACCGGTCCGCCGATCAGAATTTCACCGCGCACACCGGCGGGGCAAAGTTGGCCATCACCATCCACAACATAGACCTGTACGTTGGGTAGGGGTGTGCCCGCCGAAATGTCCTCCGCATTCGTTATTTTTTTATAGGTCGAAAAGACTGTCGTCTCCGTCGGACCATACTCATTCCACACCACGCGAGACCGGGCGAGCAGCGCTTTGGCCAGTTCGGCGCTCAGGGCCTCTCCACCAGAGAGGACCGTCAGATCGCTTTTTCCGGTCCAGCCTGCGTCGACAAGAAGGCGCCAGAGGGACGGCGTTGCCTGCATCATCGTGGCGTCAGTGCGGTCGACCAGCGCCCCCAATACCTCACCATCAGCCACGTCGTCATCGTTGGCGAAGGTCACCTTAGCGCCGACCATCAGCGGACCGAGCATCTCCAGCAGCGAGATGTCAAAGCTTGGGGTCGTGACCGACAGGAAGTGATCTGCCGCCTTCAGGTCAATCCGTTTGACCACGGCATTCAGATAAGCCCTGAGCGACAGGTGACTGACATTTACGCCCTTCGGTACGCCCGTCGACCCGGAGGTGTAGATCAGATAGGCAGATTGGTCTGCCACCATGGCCTGTTGCGCCGGTGCCTTGGCCCCGTTCAGTTCGGACAGAAGAATTGTCGCAACGTTCAACAGACCGGCCCGGCTGGCGTCATTGCAGACGATCAGGCGCGCGCCGGAGTCCGCGACCATGTGATCGAGCCGGACGGCCGGATAGCTGGGGTCAAGCGGCAGATAGATCCCTCCGCAACGCCAGATCGCAAGCATTGCGATCACGACATCACCCGAGCGCTCCATCAGGACACCGACGACATCGCCCGGCCCTACCCCCTGCTCGGTCAGTCCGGCGGCAGCCGCGTCAACGGCGCTACGCAATTGCGCATATGTCATGGTGCGATCGCCCCACGCCAGGGCCTGACGAGACCCGGCCACCCCAGCAATACAGTCGGTAATATCCGTCTGCAGCGCTTCTTCATCCGACGGACCGCGCAGAAGATGATAGGCTTTGTCTGCCGCGTCGGACGTCATCCAGGTCAGGTCTGACAATTGCGATTGCGGGGCCGCGACGAGCGCCGTCAGAATGGCCTGATACAGATCAATCCAGCTCGATATCGTGCCATCGTCGAACAGAGCCGTCGAATAATCCCAGTCGACGATATAGCCTCCGTCCGTTTCGCTGACATTCATGAACAGCTCATAGAACACAGCCTGCCGCGGGTTTTCCATCGGCCGGACGCGGCAGTCTCCAAGATCAAGATCCCGCAGGAAACCACTATTGTTGAAGACCGCTTGGACCAGCGTCGGGCGCCCAGGCTCCCGTGGCAGGTCGAGCGCGGCGATCAGATCCATCAACGCGGGACCTGCATGATCGGTCCCGTCCATCACACAGCGGCGGACCGCCGTAACAAAGTCCTCAACCGACCGGCCTGCCGATGGCTGCAATCGCAACGGCATCATCTCGACGCCATAACCGATCGACTCCATCTGCCGGACTGCCTGTCCAGCCACGGGAACACCGATGACAAGGTCCTCCTGACCGGTTAGGCGGGACAGAAGAATAGCGTATGCGGAGAAAAGAATCGTGTTGGCACTGACGCCCAGTTCTCGTGCGGCGGCCTTGATCTGTGGGAGCAAGCCCGGATCCAGGCGACGATGGCATGTCGCCCCGGAAAATTGCGGCATAACCGGAAAAGGCCGATCCGTGGGCAGGTGCAACGCTGCGGGCGTATCGCCCTGCAGCTGCGACAGCCAATACGCGGTCGTTTCCGCCTCGGCATCAGCGTCAGCAAGGGCGTACTGGCGGAATGGGACCAGCGCCGCGGGTTCATCTCCACGATAGAGTGCAGCGATGTGCTGCATCAACAGGTCAGCGGCATAACCATCAAAAGCAATATGGTGCGCATACAGCAGAAAATCGTGGCGATCTTTTGCGCGGCGGACGAGGAAGGCCCGCGCGAGAGGGCTGTTTTCAAGATCAAAAGGTGTCGAGGCTTGTCGTCTCGTCAATTCGCGCCAGCGGTCTTCCTGCTCATCCGGCGACATCGCACTCCAGTCGAGCAGCTCAACGTCAATCGCAGAATCCGCCTTCACCGACTGCGACGTGCCTTCAGGATCAATCGTCAGACGCAGCGCATCGGCCGCGTTGAGGGCCTGTTCTGCCGCCTGCCGAAAACGCTCCGCATCCAGCGGGCCCTCAATCGACAGACGGTCGGATTCGTTGAAGGCGCAATTGGCCTCGTCACTCAGCTGCGCCGTCACCCACATTTCCTGCTGCCCGGGCGTCAGGGGAAACGGCCGTTCATCGGCCACTGGAGAAACGCCGGGACGCAGCGGAAGGATATCGTCCGCCTGCATCTCCAGGATGGCAGCCTTTACCGCCGCGATGACCAGCGCCACATCTTCATCGGTGTGAGCCGCCGTCATATAGCTGGGGAAGCCCTCGAGAATATGCACGCCTCGGTCACGCAGGTGATAGAAGAAGAGCGTTGCTAGCTCGCTCTCTTCGGACACGCGGAAGAACATTTGTGACGCGAACTGAGCGACAAAGATTTTGACACCCCGTTCTTCAAAGAAGGCATTGAGCGTATCAGCGAGGTATTTCGCCTTGGCGTTGACCCCCTGTTGCAACGCTGGCCCGGCCGCCTTCAGATAGCTCAGAGACGCGTGGACGGCGGCAATCGTCATGGGATGACGGACAAACGTCCCGGCAAAGAACGTGACACCGGCGGTCGGTTTACTGTCATCGCCATATTGCCACATGCCGCCATCGAACGTGTCCATGAATTCAGAACGCCCCGCAACAACGCCAATGGGCATACCGCCGCCGATGATCTTGCCATAGGTCGCAAGGTCGGCCTTCACACCGTAATATTCCTGCGCCCCGCCCGGACAGGTCCGGAACCCTGTGATCACCTCGTCAAAAACGAGCACGATGCCCCGCTCTTTCGTCAGATCCCGGAGCTTATGCAGAAACTCGCGAGGCTGAAATTCGGGTCGTCGGCTCTGCACGGGTTCGACTAGAACAGCAGCGATATCGTCAGCCTCGGCTGCGATGCGTTCAAGCGCGCTGTCCTCGCCGTAGTCGCACACAATGATATTGTCGACGGACCCGAAAGGAATGCCCGGCGCGAGCGGCAAGGTCTTTTTGGTCCCGCCCGTGCCCACGCCCCGGACCAGCACCTCATCGAAATTGCCGTGATAATCGCCCGAGAACACCACGATCTTGTCGCGCC
This genomic stretch from Parvularcula sp. LCG005 harbors:
- a CDS encoding lipopolysaccharide biosynthesis protein, producing the protein MTDLPPEPPVRPDITDTRADDQMSRRVAKGAAWIASSRIIMRLVGFVNTLVLARLLVPEDFGVVAIGVAIMQLLQNVSDVGVSQAVIRFGNAERRHLDTLFTMSFIRGLIILTLLCGLAPFAGHFYDDDRVAPIFVSLGIIALMFSSLNPKFFEFERDLDFSREFFISIMNKGMSVAVSVAVAYFYRSYWAIVLGLGAGALTQLTLSYVLMPYRPRLTFSAFNEMLDFTGWLLGVSALAALNNKTETLFLGRFVGKDGIGNYYMGQQLAILPTIEVATPAARAIYPGLNQMQSDLGRMRLAFLRGAEALAMLAIPAAVGTAFIADDIIHLVLGQKWEDAIPVLRLMAPVNGLLSIYLSIQAFAMARGMTKPVFFRELIFFLIKTPVFVWAAIEYGLIGAIWVSAISGLLYVLLQARLYRVISGGRGWEPLWAGRRSFVGAAGISLYFVAIEPFIPGLASTPLVINVGINLVGAGLAYVAGVGAAWMIEGQPDGVERQLLSLAGIRGKGAKNDA
- a CDS encoding thioesterase II family protein — encoded protein: MTTPLICLSPRPMASTRLVCIPFAGAGASVYRRWASLLPPNVELFAVQLPGRENRLSEPPMTEWDLVVASIADALIDMPWGNYRLFGHSLGALLALDVARSMTKRGEAQRHLAVSGRPWPGFHNDVRSPIAVDVMSDDDVLEELTERFGPLPDSLRDLEIRDIVMPTLRADLQLLHNYRWQSDPVLTGPVTAFYGQQDPSLSKSSVAGWAKETSGAFAAEPLNGGHYMLDQQSEAICRLIELQIRTQP
- a CDS encoding non-ribosomal peptide synthetase translates to MTRKDDLIAQLTATASDLSGVPVGELAPNVPFLSLGFDSLFLTQLAAAYQKAVGTKVTFRQLIDTAPTIASLADHLDSVLPAPAPAPVVQAATSQAETPPRPLPPAPSAPITEGSREAMAALFRSQLELMQEQIRLLSGHKSSAPVPRVAPSVAPAADRTREAVPAPVLPKGFGPSLNDDGEDLSPVQRAHVDRLTKRYNAKTKGSKERTQRDRQYHADPRTASGFNSRWKEIVYPIVVERSLGARLWDVDGNEYVDLLNGFGPNFFGHRAPFIIDALKGQLDDGFEVGPQTPKAGEAARLLCELTGMDRVSWVSTGSEAVQAAMRISRTVTGRDKIVVFSGDYHGNFDEVLVRGVGTGGTKKTLPLAPGIPFGSVDNIIVCDYGEDSALERIAAEADDIAAVLVEPVQSRRPEFQPREFLHKLRDLTKERGIVLVFDEVITGFRTCPGGAQEYYGVKADLATYGKIIGGGMPIGVVAGRSEFMDTFDGGMWQYGDDSKPTAGVTFFAGTFVRHPMTIAAVHASLSYLKAAGPALQQGVNAKAKYLADTLNAFFEERGVKIFVAQFASQMFFRVSEESELATLFFYHLRDRGVHILEGFPSYMTAAHTDEDVALVIAAVKAAILEMQADDILPLRPGVSPVADERPFPLTPGQQEMWVTAQLSDEANCAFNESDRLSIEGPLDAERFRQAAEQALNAADALRLTIDPEGTSQSVKADSAIDVELLDWSAMSPDEQEDRWRELTRRQASTPFDLENSPLARAFLVRRAKDRHDFLLYAHHIAFDGYAADLLMQHIAALYRGDEPAALVPFRQYALADADAEAETTAYWLSQLQGDTPAALHLPTDRPFPVMPQFSGATCHRRLDPGLLPQIKAAARELGVSANTILFSAYAILLSRLTGQEDLVIGVPVAGQAVRQMESIGYGVEMMPLRLQPSAGRSVEDFVTAVRRCVMDGTDHAGPALMDLIAALDLPREPGRPTLVQAVFNNSGFLRDLDLGDCRVRPMENPRQAVFYELFMNVSETDGGYIVDWDYSTALFDDGTISSWIDLYQAILTALVAAPQSQLSDLTWMTSDAADKAYHLLRGPSDEEALQTDITDCIAGVAGSRQALAWGDRTMTYAQLRSAVDAAAAGLTEQGVGPGDVVGVLMERSGDVVIAMLAIWRCGGIYLPLDPSYPAVRLDHMVADSGARLIVCNDASRAGLLNVATILLSELNGAKAPAQQAMVADQSAYLIYTSGSTGVPKGVNVSHLSLRAYLNAVVKRIDLKAADHFLSVTTPSFDISLLEMLGPLMVGAKVTFANDDDVADGEVLGALVDRTDATMMQATPSLWRLLVDAGWTGKSDLTVLSGGEALSAELAKALLARSRVVWNEYGPTETTVFSTYKKITNAEDISAGTPLPNVQVYVVDGDGQLCPAGVRGEILIGGPVVAKGYWNREAQTAERFVPDRYSGQAGARLYRTGDIGYVRADGELAVLGRNDGQVKLRGFRVELGEIESALEACDVVSNAAVVVRPDAAGEPMLIAYTVYRDGQSATSSELRRALRRRLPNYMLPQLFVELNNMPLTANGKIDRSSLPQPSGAANDHKMAVPPRSDLERAIADIWAEMLAVEAISVTDNFFELGGQSLQAAQMVVRVRRQLGCHIAPRAVIFETLEQLAAGAESAAAAS